In the genome of Abyssalbus ytuae, the window CAGGGATAGAAGAATTAGAATATCTATTAATTCCGAAACCATTAGCACCATCTAACCAAGATTCATTAATACTATTTGGAAAATTAGATAATCTCCCAAAGATGACCCATACTGCCCTGGAAAAGTTAGCCCTACCTATTGCAAAATCATTGATATTATCACCGTTAATATCACCAAGATTAGCTATTTCATTAGCGGTATTTGCGCCTTGAATTAAAAAACCATTAGTCCCGTCTGCATAATCAATATTAAAGGTTGCATTAAAAGGAATTGTTTTGCCATAAATAATCATTGTATCCCCCGAACTTACAATTGCCAAATCATCAATTCCATCTCCGTTTATATCACCTAATCCTTCTACCGAATCGCCCATACGAGTACTCCCTGCAATTCCTTCAACAGCAAATCCATTAGTTCCATCCAAAGTATTAATATCAAACACAGCAGGTAACCCCATATTGCTCCCAAAAATAATGTAGGCAGCACCAGCAAGATCTAAACCATTTATATCTGCATTATTAACCCCCAAAGCAATATCATCAAACCCATCATTATTAATGTCTCCTATAAATTTGGTTTCTGCTCCAAACTGAGATTCTGGATCAATTCCCGGAATACGAAAACCATTATTACCATTTAAAGTAGTAATATCCAGGCTTGACGGATAAAGTTGCTGGGCACTCAATCTTGTTAAACCCAATACCATACAAACAATAATTAGCAAAGTGATTTTATAGAAAGGCGATCTTAAAAGCATAATTAAATATTTTGATACAAAACTATAGTCCGAACCACTTTTAAAAATCACTATAATCAGTGGTTTTAATTGTATATATCCCCCCAGTTTTCAGGGTATTAATTTTCACTTTTTATGGTATACCCCGGCGTAGTGACTGATCATAAATTTGCCCCGTATCCAAACAGATACGTAAAAGATTTATTAACAATTTAAAATTTAAAATTATGCAATGGGGAATCACTTTAATCCTGTTAAGTATTATTGCAGTGCCTTCTTTAATATTATCAAGAAAGCCTGAAGCAAAAGAATTATTAGCAAAAATTGAACCTTACCAAGGGTGGATAGGCCTTGTGTTTTGTTTCTGGGGAATTTGGGGAATTATTACCTGTGTTCTCAATTTAGACTGGTTAACCAAATGGCCTGTTTGGTGGGCTACACTTCTGGCAGGCAACTCCATAGAAGCCATTTTAGGTTTCATGCTTGGATTTGGTACTATTAACAAACTTGTTTTATCTAAAAACGCCACTGCTCAGGAAAAAGCTTCAAGATTAAGAGAAAAGCTTGCCCCAAAGTTGGGGAAGCTTGGAATTTTAGGAATATTCGTAGGTATATGGATGATTGTTGCTTCATTCCTATTCTTTTAAAAGACTCTGTTTAAACTTATTTTTTAATAATGAAATATCACTTTTTTAGTTTAATAATATTTTTTGCATTGTTTAAAACTATGGGACAGGTAAAACACAATTCTATTTATGTAGCAGGTGAGACCTCCTACAACCACACAAAACCTGCTTTGTACACAGCTTATGTTCATATTAAAGAACTTATTCCTGACGGGTATAGTTATGTTTCCGATAAAAAAACTGTGGACCAGGTTTTTACGGATTACAAAAATAAACTTGTAGAAAAAAAAGTTGATGTACAAAAGTTGAAAGAAAATGAATTACTGTTTTTTTATACAGGGTATCAGGAAAGCGTCGAACAAAAGTTTTATACTTTTAAAACAACTTCTCAATCGGAATTTAAAACTTTTCTTAAGACAAAAATAAATGGAATATACTTTTTAAATATTGAAGTTTTTTTTGATAACCTGTCTACGGAAGATATCGCCGGACTTTCTGCAAAAGCAATAAATGACGCTCGGGAAAGAGCAGAAAAAATTGCTGAAAAAATGAACAGAAAAATCGGAAAAGTACTCTACATAGAAAATAAAAACACAAAAAACGTTTATAGCAACTATTACCAGGCACCCAATATCCATGCAGTGGGTGTTGAATTTGAATTACTTTAAAAACCAAACAAAAATTAAAAACAAATGAAAAATCTAATTTCTTTTTGCATTGTTGCATTAATAAGCTTTACGGGCTTAAATGCACAAAAACTCGGAAAATTCGGAAGTTCTTCCGAGAAAAAAATTGGTCCGAAAACCATAAGGGTCCCTTATACGGATGTTATTTCCTACAAAGGTTTTGCCTCCCCCGGAAACGAAGATGAAATAAAAGACGGTAAAAAGTTTTACTACATATATGTATGGATTCCCCTGGCTGCACCTGAACTTGGCGTGAGAATGATGTCGCCGGTGGGAAAAGTAAAAATTAAAAACGCTATAGAATCTAAAGCTTATACTGAAAATGCCGGCTCTTCTGATTATTTTGACACTTACATTACTCTTGAAAGATCGGATATTATCAAAAAGGAGAACATCAGCCAAGAAGGTGTAAAAAATGCTACCTGGGTTACTCTCAAGTATAACGATGACAGCAGTGAAATGCCTGCTTTACCAAACGGCAGCAAATACAACTCTTTATTAAGATATACAAGTGATATAAATAACCCAACCAAAGCTTTAACCGCGGGTTTATACCGCATTGGTTTTACTACTTATAAAGTGGGGGAAGTAAAAGGAACATTTTTAGCCGAAGTGGGTGCTCCTGTTAAATTGCCTGGAGTTGCAATGGCTAAAACCATAGAAAAATTAAAAGAATCTTTATAAAGGATGATGCGCTTGATTAATTCATAATTTAATTTGGAAAAAACCCTCCCCTGCTGCCTACGGGGAGGGTTTTAACTTTTATTTGCCAGTTGCCCGCAGGCAGCATCAATGTCTTTGCCCCGTGACCTGCGCACAGTAACTGTTATATTATTTTTCTCCAGTATTTCCTTATACATTTCTATAGCTCCACTCTCTGCCTGCTTAAACTCTCCGTTATCAATCGGGTTATACTCTATGAGATTTACCTTGGAAGGTGCAAACCTGCAAAAACGAATTAATGCTTCAACATCTCTTTTTTTATCGTTTATCCCTTTCCAGACCACATATTCATAAGTAATGCGACTTTTTGTTTTAGAATACCAGTATTCCAACGCTTCTCTTAAATCTTTTAACGGAAAGTTTTCATTAAACGGCATTATAGATGTTCTTACCTCATCTATTGCCGAGTGTAGTGAAACTGCCAGTTTGAATTTAACATCGTCATCTGCCAGTTTTTTTATCATTTTAGGAACTCCCGAAGTGGATACCGTAATTCTTTTGGCTGACATTCCCAATCCCTCCGGAGATGTTATTTTATCAATAGCCTTTAAAACATTATTATAATTCATCAAAGGTTCACCCATGCCCATAAATACTATATTGCTCAAAGGCCTATTATGGTACAGCCTGCTCTCGTTATCTATAGCAACCACCTGATCATAAATTTCATCAGGATTGAGATTTCTCATTCTTTTTAACCGGGCTGTGGCACAAAATTTACAATCTAAACTACACCCTACCTGACTTGAAACACAGGCTGTGGTTCGGGTATCGGTGGGTATTAAAACGGACTCTACTACCAAACCATCGTGCAAACGTACGGCATTTTTAATTGTCCCATCATTACTGCGCTGCATTTGGTCAACTTTTATGTGATTAATCACAAAATTATCTTCCAGCATCTGGCGGGTCTCTTTTGAAACATTGGTCATTTCTTCAAAAGAGTGTACCGCTTTACCCCATAACCATTCATAAACCTGGTTACCCCTAAAAGCTTTATCGCCATGGGAAACAAAAAAATCGCGTAATTGTTCTTTGGTCAATGATCTTATATCTTTCCTGGTACCTTGCATGCTGCAAAATTAAGCAGATTATGAATAGTAAAAGAATTTCAACTCTAATTAAGCTGTTTAATTTGAATTTTTGGGTTTTTTAGTTTTAATTTGAGCCATTCATTCATCTTTACAAACTCTTTTGTTTTATCTGCCGGTAATACCGAATCCTCCCATTTTACTGAAAATACGGGTATAGTATCAACCCTTGTGAAGTTGGTTTTTAATTCGTTTGTAAAACTTATTTCAGCAAGACCTTCATAATTAATATGCATTTCTTCTGTTATTTCATCAAAAGGAATTTGAGTTGAAGCAATTTTGTTTAACCGGGCCACTTCTTCTTCTAAAATTCTTATCCTTTCTTCGCGGGTAATAAGTTCTTTCTTTTTAGATTCATAAAGTTCACTTACATATTTAAATTTTTCTTCAGAATCATCTTTCCCTCCTTGTATTACCTTGATGTCAGTATTGGAAAGGGCAGAAAAAGATTTAGCCTGGGCTTTCCAAGTGCCTATAACATTATCAGGCACAAGTTCTTCTCCCATAAAAACAAGTTCTATTACCGGCTCCTTACCATCATTATATCTTATTTCGGAAAGATTATCGAGGTACCTTCCGTCCCGGGTAAATTCATATGGTTTGACATTATCATTAATAAATTGTCTTGCCTGGTTATTAAAGCGTGACTCCTGCCAAACTTTATAAAATGTATAGCCTGCAGGTATCATTACTGCAATAGCCAAAACAGACGCTACCCGGCCAATAAATCTTCTTTTCCTCGAGTTGGCATACTTTACCATAGGAAACCGTAAAAGCTTAAGAACAAGAAAGGTGGCCAGACCAATGAATATAGTATTTATTGTAAACAAATACATAGCACCTGCCGCATACTTAAAATTTGAAATGGCAAGACCAAAACCAACCGTACATAATGGTGGCATTAAAGCGGTAGCAATTGCCACTCCAAAAATTACACTGGCTACGGTTCCCTTTTTAGCACGGGCTATAACTAAAGCAAGTCCGCCAAAAAAAGCAATAAGCACATCCCGTATATCCGGGGCAGTACGGGCAAGAAGTTCGGAGGATTCATCCCTGAGTGGAAAAAACCTAAAAAACAAAAATGCGGTGAGTATACTAAGACCCACCATAACACAAAAGTTTTTGATTGATCGACGCAATGTATCAACATCATTGATAGCTAACGACATACCCATTCCTAAAATAGGTCCCATAAGGGGAGAAATTAACATTGCCCCTATAACTACTGCTGTAGAATTTGCATTTAAACCAATAGAAGCTATAAAAATGGAACAAACTAAAATCCAGGAAGTATGGCCTTTAAAAGGGATATCCTGTTTAATATCATGAATAGTGGTTTCCCTGTCGGTATTTTTCCGGATGTCAAGCAATTCACTAAAAAAAGCTTTCAGGCTGCCCCATACCCCTTCAAAATCCTTTTCTGGAGTTTCTTCCGAATTCGGGGTTACATTTTCCTTTTCTATGTTTTCTTCCATCTTTTTAAGTTAACTCCTCACCATATTTTTGCTTCACCTGTTGTAAATAAGACTTAACATTCTGTTCTTTATTCCTTGGGCAAATCATCATAACATCATCAGTCTCTACCACTACAAAATCTTTTAACCCTTCTATAACTACCACTTTATTGTTGGATGTTCTGATAATATTTCCGGAAGATTCAATTAAAAGTGGCCTGCTATTTACCACTGCATTTTCATCTTTGTCTTTCTCCAGTTCGTTATATAAAGCTCCCCAGGCTCCAAGGTCATTCCAGTCAAATGAAGCTGAAAGTACATAAATATCATCGGAATGCTCCAAAATGGCATAATCTATAGATATATTTTCGGCTTTTGCATAGTTTTCTTCGATAAACTTATTCTCCAATCCGGTATTGTAAAACTCCTCTCCTTTACTAAACAGGTGATACATTTGAGGCTGGAATTTCTCAAAGGCCTCTATAATAATCTTCACACTCCACATAAATATACCGGCATTCCATAAGTACATCCCGGTACTTAAAAAAGATTTTGCTGTATCATAATCAGGTTTTTCGGTAAATTTATCTACCTTTTTTAAAGGTGATGATGAATTTTCAAATTTAATATACCCGTAGCCTGTGCTGGGAAAGGTTGGTTTTATGCCCAGTGTAAATAGCCCTTTTCTTTCATGGGCAGCCTTGAAACATTTCTCTACATTATTTATAAATGCTTCTTCATCTTCTATCCAATGGTCACTGGGTGCCACTATCATTACTGCATCGGGGTTTTCTTTATAAATTTTTAAGGAAGCATATAAAATGCAGGGGGCTGTATTTCTCATTTCGGGTTCCAGCACCACTTGTTTTGCAGTTATTTGGGGGAGTTGCTCTAAAACAAGCTCATTATACCTTTCATTAGTGAGAATTAATATATTTTCAGCCGGAACAATTTTGTTCAGTCTTTTAAATGTTCTCTGTATAAGTGTTTCGCCGGTGCCCAACATATCATGAAACTGTTTCGGAAAGCCGGTTTTACTTACCGGCCAAAAACGTGAACCTACACCACCAGCCATTAATACTGCATAATAGTTTTTATTCATTTTTATTGTTCAAAAAAATTAAGTTGAAATTATCTCTACTTCCGCATTGGGTTGAAAAAGGTAAACCCTTCCTGAACTCAATTCTATACATTCATATCTTTTTACCCTCTTATTGCCTTTTTTAAATACTTTTCCGTTATACAACCGAAAAAGGCTTCCGTAAGGGACTTCAAAGATATAGCTTTTATCATTTACCGGATCGAACTGTTTCAAAGCTAACGATAATTTGGCATCTGTATCACTACTTGCCGTCGGGTTGCGAAAATGCTTAGCCAAAACGGGTAACAGTGAAGATGGAAAGATTTCAGGTTGAATAAACGGTAGCATTAAATGCTGAAAGGTATGTTTCCATTCAACTCCATGCGGTTTTATATAATGACCGTATTTTCTAAAAGCAACCAAATGAGCTATTTCATGAACCAGCGTTAATAAAAACCGGTATTTATTGAGGTTAGCATTTACCGTTATTTGGTGTAATCCATCGGGTAATTTTCGGTAATCACCATGACGTGTAACCCGCTCATTAACTATTTTAAGGTGAACTTCATTCACTTTAATTAATTCAAAGCACAGTTCTACTGCTCTTTCGGGAACATATTTTGCTAAAATGTTTTGCATGCAGGGCAAAAATAAAACTTTACTTTTAGTATTTATAGTATCGGGCTAATTATGGAGTAGAACTCGAAACCTGCAGTAACTTACCGTTGTAATATTTATTCCCTGTTAATGCAAAATCGAAAATATATTTGGCCATTTCTAAAGCTGTTAAGGGCGCTTTGTAACCAGGAAATGCTTCTGAAAGCATTTCGGTTTGTACGGCTCCAAGTGCGAGCACATTAAAAGAGGGACCGGTTTCTTTATATTCTTCTGCCAAAAGCTCAGTAAGGGTTATTAATGCCCCCTTTGAGGAACTGTAGGCTGACAAGCCCGGAAATTTAACACTTCCCTGCACTCCTCCCATACTGCTTATGTTTACAACGTGACCTCCTTTTTCCATAAAGGGTATGGCCGCTTTTATTACTTGTGCCACTCCCAATACATTTACTTTATATACCTCTTCCATTTCTTCTAATGTAATGTTTTCAAAAGGTTTGTTTAGCAATTTACCCGCATTATTTATAAGGATGTCTGCTTTTTTCCATTCGTTTTTTATAAACCCGGAGACCTTCTTTATATCATTTTCATTACATATGTCGAAGGTAAAGCAGGTAATATTGGGGTGCTTAATCGCTTTAACAGGCTGTTGATTACGGGAAAGTGACAATACTTTATGACCGGCATTGGCAAAAAGTATGGCGAGTTCCAATCCTATTCCGCGGCTTGTACCTGTTATTATAACATTTTTACTCATTGAGGGTAATTTCTTTTGTTGCTGTATTGGTTATTTTTTCTATAACGGGTATCATATCCTCTATCAGGGAACTCATATGCTTGTAATCCATAAATTCCACTTCGTCATCGGCATGATGATAGTAATTATAATTTGTAAAATCAAAAGTTGAAATGGTTTGAGCAGGTACTTTGAATTCTAAATAAAAAGGATAATTATCGGACCTTTTAAAAAGGTTGTATTCTTTTGCCTGTGGTAAAAAGCCTATCAGGTC includes:
- a CDS encoding SIMPL domain-containing protein (The SIMPL domain is named for its presence in mouse protein SIMPL (signalling molecule that associates with mouse pelle-like kinase). Bacterial member BP26, from Brucella, was shown to assemble into a channel-like structure, while YggE from E. coli has been associated with resistance to oxidative stress.); translation: MGQVKHNSIYVAGETSYNHTKPALYTAYVHIKELIPDGYSYVSDKKTVDQVFTDYKNKLVEKKVDVQKLKENELLFFYTGYQESVEQKFYTFKTTSQSEFKTFLKTKINGIYFLNIEVFFDNLSTEDIAGLSAKAINDARERAEKIAEKMNRKIGKVLYIENKNTKNVYSNYYQAPNIHAVGVEFELL
- a CDS encoding Lipl32 family lipoprotein — translated: MKNLISFCIVALISFTGLNAQKLGKFGSSSEKKIGPKTIRVPYTDVISYKGFASPGNEDEIKDGKKFYYIYVWIPLAAPELGVRMMSPVGKVKIKNAIESKAYTENAGSSDYFDTYITLERSDIIKKENISQEGVKNATWVTLKYNDDSSEMPALPNGSKYNSLLRYTSDINNPTKALTAGLYRIGFTTYKVGEVKGTFLAEVGAPVKLPGVAMAKTIEKLKESL
- the rlmN gene encoding 23S rRNA (adenine(2503)-C(2))-methyltransferase RlmN, encoding MQGTRKDIRSLTKEQLRDFFVSHGDKAFRGNQVYEWLWGKAVHSFEEMTNVSKETRQMLEDNFVINHIKVDQMQRSNDGTIKNAVRLHDGLVVESVLIPTDTRTTACVSSQVGCSLDCKFCATARLKRMRNLNPDEIYDQVVAIDNESRLYHNRPLSNIVFMGMGEPLMNYNNVLKAIDKITSPEGLGMSAKRITVSTSGVPKMIKKLADDDVKFKLAVSLHSAIDEVRTSIMPFNENFPLKDLREALEYWYSKTKSRITYEYVVWKGINDKKRDVEALIRFCRFAPSKVNLIEYNPIDNGEFKQAESGAIEMYKEILEKNNITVTVRRSRGKDIDAACGQLANKS
- a CDS encoding DUF389 domain-containing protein, with the translated sequence MEENIEKENVTPNSEETPEKDFEGVWGSLKAFFSELLDIRKNTDRETTIHDIKQDIPFKGHTSWILVCSIFIASIGLNANSTAVVIGAMLISPLMGPILGMGMSLAINDVDTLRRSIKNFCVMVGLSILTAFLFFRFFPLRDESSELLARTAPDIRDVLIAFFGGLALVIARAKKGTVASVIFGVAIATALMPPLCTVGFGLAISNFKYAAGAMYLFTINTIFIGLATFLVLKLLRFPMVKYANSRKRRFIGRVASVLAIAVMIPAGYTFYKVWQESRFNNQARQFINDNVKPYEFTRDGRYLDNLSEIRYNDGKEPVIELVFMGEELVPDNVIGTWKAQAKSFSALSNTDIKVIQGGKDDSEEKFKYVSELYESKKKELITREERIRILEEEVARLNKIASTQIPFDEITEEMHINYEGLAEISFTNELKTNFTRVDTIPVFSVKWEDSVLPADKTKEFVKMNEWLKLKLKNPKIQIKQLN
- a CDS encoding mannose-1-phosphate guanylyltransferase encodes the protein MNKNYYAVLMAGGVGSRFWPVSKTGFPKQFHDMLGTGETLIQRTFKRLNKIVPAENILILTNERYNELVLEQLPQITAKQVVLEPEMRNTAPCILYASLKIYKENPDAVMIVAPSDHWIEDEEAFINNVEKCFKAAHERKGLFTLGIKPTFPSTGYGYIKFENSSSPLKKVDKFTEKPDYDTAKSFLSTGMYLWNAGIFMWSVKIIIEAFEKFQPQMYHLFSKGEEFYNTGLENKFIEENYAKAENISIDYAILEHSDDIYVLSASFDWNDLGAWGALYNELEKDKDENAVVNSRPLLIESSGNIIRTSNNKVVVIEGLKDFVVVETDDVMMICPRNKEQNVKSYLQQVKQKYGEELT
- a CDS encoding SprT-like domain-containing protein — translated: MQNILAKYVPERAVELCFELIKVNEVHLKIVNERVTRHGDYRKLPDGLHQITVNANLNKYRFLLTLVHEIAHLVAFRKYGHYIKPHGVEWKHTFQHLMLPFIQPEIFPSSLLPVLAKHFRNPTASSDTDAKLSLALKQFDPVNDKSYIFEVPYGSLFRLYNGKVFKKGNKRVKRYECIELSSGRVYLFQPNAEVEIIST
- a CDS encoding SDR family NAD(P)-dependent oxidoreductase, with the translated sequence MSKNVIITGTSRGIGLELAILFANAGHKVLSLSRNQQPVKAIKHPNITCFTFDICNENDIKKVSGFIKNEWKKADILINNAGKLLNKPFENITLEEMEEVYKVNVLGVAQVIKAAIPFMEKGGHVVNISSMGGVQGSVKFPGLSAYSSSKGALITLTELLAEEYKETGPSFNVLALGAVQTEMLSEAFPGYKAPLTALEMAKYIFDFALTGNKYYNGKLLQVSSSTP